A single window of Gemmatimonadota bacterium DNA harbors:
- a CDS encoding sigma-70 family RNA polymerase sigma factor: MADSSPPQNKESNETLLRLCAEGDEAAWKRLVLRYQNLVYSTALEVGLGEEDAGDVFQDVWLELHRSIPRIRNAEALPRWFIVATRRLSYKVAIRRRRMLPDISADMVDPAALPDTVVEDAESRLRLEDALTQLGGKCEKLLRLLFLHARKLPYDEISRRTGLAIGSIGPIRSRCLARMRKILEGTS; the protein is encoded by the coding sequence ATGGCCGACAGCTCGCCCCCGCAGAACAAGGAGAGCAATGAGACGCTTCTCCGACTTTGCGCCGAAGGCGACGAGGCCGCCTGGAAGAGACTGGTCCTGCGTTATCAGAATCTCGTCTACTCGACGGCCCTGGAAGTGGGCCTCGGAGAAGAGGACGCGGGCGATGTGTTTCAGGATGTATGGCTGGAGCTCCACCGTTCGATTCCGCGCATTCGCAATGCCGAGGCGCTTCCCCGATGGTTCATCGTGGCCACGAGACGGCTCTCCTACAAGGTCGCCATTCGGAGGCGCCGGATGCTCCCGGACATCTCCGCCGACATGGTGGACCCCGCGGCACTCCCCGACACGGTCGTCGAGGACGCGGAGAGCCGCCTTCGGCTGGAGGACGCCCTCACACAACTGGGCGGGAAGTGCGAGAAGCTCCTGCGGCTTCTCTTCCTGCACGCGCGCAAGCTCCCGTATGACGAAATCTCGCGGAGGACCGGCCTTGCCATCGGTTCTATCGGCCCCATTCGAAGCCGCTGTCTGGCTCGCATGAGAAAGATCCTGGAGGGGACATCGTGA